Genomic DNA from Theropithecus gelada isolate Dixy chromosome 1, Tgel_1.0, whole genome shotgun sequence:
AGCTCAAGGCCATAGATGATCCTAGCATCTCTTTAAGTGCCTGCCTGAGAAAATTCAAAGCTACCAAAATAatttatgtctatgtgtgtgtgtgcgtgtgtgtgtgtttgtgtgtgtgtatatatttttatatctgtatattACTGATTAAATCTGTCCTTACCACTTTAGCGTCTGCATTGTTTAGCTTTGACATAGcctaccatttttaaaaaggcccTGATTTATAACATTTGCTGATTGGCATAGTGCTAATACTCCCACTGTATCTAATTCCAAGCTATTGGTGCCGCAGAATTTCTAATAAGTTGTCAATCATTTCTCAAAAACTATGAGCAGACTTTAGCACATAACTGCCGGTCTTTTTTATGTTGTCACATGACTTGAACCTATAACTCCATTGACTTCCTCAGTACTAACTAACCTCTCACCCTCTTGTAATGTCTTTTACCACCACTGTTCACAGAAAATGACTGTATATAGCAAAAATAGTAGCAATGTACtgtgtgtttattttacaaaaatatatgataaaatagtGTGGATGACAGCAGGGAGGATTTGGAATAAAggacatacatatatgtgcaaaGGTTCTCTACCTAGTTCATGAATCTGGTGAGACAAAACACATAACAAATCAAGAAAAGCAGATTTGTTACTCATAGACAGGCAGCAATGAGAAACAGAAGCCTGGGGTTCATGACAAGCCCATTCCCACAGCTCAGGAAAGCTTCCCAGACTGAATGGACTTTTACTACACATGCCCCACATTGCACCACAGCGGAGGGACCCAAAAAGCACTAGTGTTTGGAAAACGGATAGACAGTTaattataaacatacatttatcaTGCGTCCTAGCAATCCTACACTTATGCATTTTCTCAAATGacattaaaatgtatgtttacaCATAACCATATcatgttaaaaatgaatattatctAGAGATAGCTTACCGGCCCACCAAAGTCTgtgagtaaaaaaataaatacagatccAGAAAAGATAACCTCGTATGATGCACGGTGACTAAGTAAGGACCAGCTACCAGTATTATCCAAGGAAATTCAAAAGGCAGATATAGACAAGTTGAGGTGGGATGTGCAGAAAACAGGTGAGTACAACTAGGGAAGACCAATGCATTCTGTGGAAGAGTGAGTTTCGGTAATGATTAGAATCATTATGTCATTGTTAAAGGCCAAATATGTTATTGACCAGGTGTGGGTAAGATTCATTACATGTTTCATTCATTACACTTGCATTGAATACTCATCCTATTTAGGTGCTGTGCTAGATTCTGGAcatacaacaaattaaaaaactgaaataatttgagatgaaatctagTTTATAGATGCTTGTAGGAAAGAATGACAAACCATATGtatctatacatacataaatgtccACAAACACATAAATTGCCATACATATTTTGAAGAGAAGCAAAACACACTTCAGAGATAAAAATGAGTGACATAAATTAGACTGAGTGTTCAGAAGTCCTCTCAAAGCAGGCATCACTGGAAATTGATATTTGAAcagaaaaatcacacaattaaGAGGAGTGAGCCAAAtgaaatattggggaaaaaacaGGGTGAAGATCCTGAAGCCAGAAAAATCCGTAATGTATTTGAAGACCTGAAAGGTAATCAGGTAGCTAGGGAAGAGGGAGCTGAGGGAGAAGAGGTATGAGTCTATGttggagaggaaggcagggaagaaTTTTGTTTAGCCTTATAAAGTATGGTGAGGCTTTGAATTTTATCTTAAGGGCAATTGAGAATTTctcatgtttttataaaatggtATATACAATTCAGATTTcaaatacattaatttatattttgtgtggAAAATATATTAGAATAGAATGAGAGTAGGAGAAAGGAATGTGGGtagaatattattatattaatccAGTTGAGAGATGTTGGCAATTTACACCAGGGTAGAAACACTAAagtgaataagaaataaattgaTTCAAGAATATATTTTGTGAAAAGATTGGCATACATTAATAATTGATCACAATTATGAgtggaagaaaaggaagcaaaatggaatatttaaaattttctagaagAAACACAGGGAAACAAAAGCATCAAGATTTCACAGTTAGgaattttaagaaatcaattttgacatgttaagttttaaattattaagaattcCAATCCAGGCACTGTTGATAAGTGGGAAGTTGAATATATAAGTCtaaatctcagagaaaaaaatgtggtttgGAGATAAAAATTTAAGAGCCCTTGTGATAGACAGAGATCGTATTTAAATCCACAAGAATAACTCTGAGTATCTAGGGATATAGCACAGCAGGACAACGAAGGCTGGGAAAGACTCACCAGAAAGATAAGAAGAAAATTGGGAGATAATGATGTCATGAGATTTAGGGAGACTTAAGGAGTAAAAGCTAAGAGAGTTGAGGAATTAAAAACTGGTCGTCTGTGTCAAGAGttcaggagagaggaaggaaaagaagtttcTGATGAATTTGGCAGCATGGAGGTCAATAATGGCCTTCACAAAATATTAGTTGGAAGGTCTGAGCCAAAATAAGATTGGAATAAGCTGAGAAGTGAATATGAAGTAAAGAAGAGGAGATATGGTGTTTTGAGAAGTTTGACTGGAAAAAGGAGCAGAGAAATTGATCTCTAGCTGGATGCATATGTGTGGCCAAGGAAATAcacatgcttattttttaaaagaagaatgtagatactaaaatattcttaaatgctGACATAAGTGATCaagtaaaaaatggaaaaagtagagatgtagaaaatgagaaaaccataaagaaatgaagtatttgaAGAGGTGAAAGGAAGTGAAATTCAGAGCACGTGTGATGATGGGAAGATTATTCAAGGCCAAGCTAAAGGGACATAGAACTTTTATGAATTGAACATTGAGGTGAGAAAGGACATTGGAAGAAAGTCAATGGTGAGCAACACTAGCTTTATCTCTCTTCTGGAAGATGGTCCTCCTGATGCCTTTAATGACTTCCTTGTTACGAAGACTGTAGATAATTGGATTGACCATTGGTGTTAGTACGGAGTAAACTAAAGCAAGTGTTCGGTCAAGGGTCAGTGAATAGCTCTTCTTTAGCCGCACATACATGAAGATGATGCTCCCAAAGAAGATGAGGACTACAGCAAGATGTGAGGCACAGGTAGAAAAGGCCTTCTTTCTTCCCGATGCTGTTTTTATCTTCAGCACAGCCCCAATGATCCTTGCATAAGAAAACGTGATAAAGAGGAAAGTGGTAAGAATTATGAAAGCATTAGTGGCAAAGTCCACCAGAATGTTAGTGGACGTGTCCTTGCAGGCCAAGCTCAGCAAAGGTGGAAAGTCACAGAAAATGTGTTGGATTTCATTGTAAGCACAGAATGGGAGCTGGGAGACCAGGATGACCTCAGAAATGGGACACAGGAAGCCACAAATCCAACAAGCAGCAGCCATCTTGGCACAGAGTGTGGTGGTCATAATTGCAGGGTACTGGAGGGGCCGACAAACGGCCAGGTATCTATCATAGGCCATGGCTGTAAGAAGGTAGCATTCAGAAGCTCCCAAGGAGTGGAAGAAGTAGGTCTGAAGGAGGCATCCTGCAAAAGAAATGGTTTTCTTCTCACTGAGAATATTAGCTAGCATCTTAGGGATAGTGGTAGCTGTATACCACAACTCCAAGAAGGAAAGAACACTGACAAAGTGGTACATGGGTGTGTGCAGAGCTGCATCCAGTCGGATGACTGAGAAGATGAGCATGTTGCCACAGATGGTGAACAGGTATGCCAACAGCAGCAGGACAAAAAGCCAGCCCCTGACATAGCCCACACTGGCAAAGCCAAGGAACACAAATTCAGCCAGGCTTGAATGGTTGTGTTGAtccatgggaggctgagggaaagaaggaaagaagaaaacattggattGATATGACTGCTGAATCCATGCCAAAacttcatttctctctccctctttttaacTTAAAAGTAGCACTAAAATTACTACTATTACTCTcactactattactattactgtAAAAACAGTAATAGCCAACTCTTCTTAGCACTTAACTATTCATCAAACATTTTTACAAGTGTCTTGCATTCAATATTTACTTAATTTGTATACTTCAATGAGATAAGCACCATTGTTTTGCctattttgcaaataagaaaattcaggaatagagagaaagaaacaattagAACACTTTTCTATTTCCTATAGATACTATTTCAAGGAAACAACATTTAGACCATCCTCAAACATTTTAGCTCTGTACTATATGACTGTTCCCAAACATTCTAACTCCTCTTCCCAGGTCATAGTTTTTCCTTCAGTTAAGTCTTAAAGAGTGAATTTTGGGCATGAGATTAATATAGTAGCAAATCttttcttattgttcagctcagttcatatttattgaacaaatatgtGTCAGGCAGAAAGAACATAAAATTCAGCAACGTACAGTCTCTGCCACCAGAAAGCTTACAACCCTATAGAGAAGCAGACATCTCAATAGGATTTGTAAAGTACGGAACACTTCAGAGTGCCTGAGAAGTGGCTCATTTCTCAGGCTCGGATGActgaaaaaaaacttttagaggAAGCCCATAAGATGAATTTTCCAAGAAGATCTGGGATCAGctatgtaaaagagaaaaagaaatatttcagacaaaaataaaagcattgagCAGCAAGCAGCCCACGTTAAGGAAACACATGTTCCCCTCTATGGTAAGCAAACTGGGAAAGCTCACTCAGTGCTTTAAGACCTTAGCTCCATAGATGTAGGGCATAACTGAAGAATGTTTGCTAGATGAGTGACCTGGTCAGACGTAGACTTTTAAAACATAACTAAAATTTAGCTATTCTGACCTCAAGCTCGGAAATGAAGGTGTGAATTTGCCTTGTGGGTATTGCTGACAGGAAGATGGGTTAGGGTGGTTAGCCTGTTTGGTGTAAGAAAGCAGATTcgcccgggtgtggtggctcatgcctgtaatcccagcactctgggaggccaaggcgggcggaagtcaggagatcgagaccatcctagctaacagggtgaaaccctgtctctactaaaaaatacaaaaaaactagccgggcgaggtggcgggcacctgtagtcccagctactcctgaggctgaggcaggagaatggcctgaaaccaggaggcgggtcttgcagtgagctgagatcgcgccactgcactccagcctgggcgacagtgcgagactccatctcaaaaaaaaaaaaaaaaaaaaaaaagaaaagaaaagaaaagaaaaagaatgcagaTTCAAAAACAAACATGATAAGTGGCAATAAACATGCATCTTGTGTTTCCataaaatcaattatataaaTACAGGTGAAAAGTATATAGCTGGCTTGGTGAAATTTCATACAAAATACTATTCTAATTATTCTTAAGCAAAATGTGTAacagatgcaaaaagaaaacaacaacaaaaatcacaatgcaactttaaatgcataaaatggcAACCAGTGCCAGTCACACCAGACCCTGTGTAGATCATACTGCAG
This window encodes:
- the LOC112614704 gene encoding olfactory receptor 6N2 gives rise to the protein MDQHNHSSLAEFVFLGFASVGYVRGWLFVLLLLAYLFTICGNMLIFSVIRLDAALHTPMYHFVSVLSFLELWYTATTIPKMLANILSEKKTISFAGCLLQTYFFHSLGASECYLLTAMAYDRYLAVCRPLQYPAIMTTTLCAKMAAACWICGFLCPISEVILVSQLPFCAYNEIQHIFCDFPPLLSLACKDTSTNILVDFATNAFIILTTFLFITFSYARIIGAVLKIKTASGRKKAFSTCASHLAVVLIFFGSIIFMYVRLKKSYSLTLDRTLALVYSVLTPMVNPIIYSLRNKEVIKGIRRTIFQKRDKASVAHH